The proteins below come from a single Biomphalaria glabrata chromosome 10, xgBioGlab47.1, whole genome shotgun sequence genomic window:
- the LOC106066105 gene encoding 40S ribosomal protein S5 yields the protein MAATEENWAEESAVGTTGVTVAELPEIKLFGKWSTDDVQVSDISLTDYIAVKEKYAKYLPHSAGRYQVKRFRKAMCPIVERLACSLMMHGRNNGKKLMAVRIVKHSFEIIYLLTGENPLQILVNAIINSGPREDSTRIGRAGTVRRQAVDVSPLRRVNQAIWLLCTGAREASFRNIKTIAECLADELINAAKGSSNSHAIKKKDELERVAKSNR from the exons ATGGCTGCAACTGAAGAAAACTGGGCAGAGGAGTCTGCTGTTGGAACTACAGGTGTAACTGTAGCAGAACTGCCAGAAATTAAACTTTTTGGTAAATGGTCCACAGATGATGTCCAAGTCAGTGACATCAGTTTAACT GACTACATTGCTGTCAAAGAGAAATATGCTAAATACCTGCCCCACTCTGCTGGCCGATACCAAGTGAAACGCTTTCGAAAGGCCATGTGTCCCATTGTGGAGCGCTTGGCTTGCAGTCTTATGATGCATGGACgtaacaatggaaagaaattaaTGGCTGTCAGAATTGTCAAACACAGCTTTGAAATTATTTACTTGCTTACTGGAGAG AACCCACTGCAGATCCTGGTAAATGCCATCATTAACAGTGGTCCCCGTGAAGATTCCACTCGTATTGGTCGTGCTGGTACAGTTCGTCGTCAAGCTGTTGATGTTTCTCCTCTCAGGCGTGTCAATCAGGCAATCTGGTTATTGTGCACAGGAGCTCGTGAGGCTTCATTCAGAAATATCAAGACCATTGCAGAGTGTTTGGCTGATGAGCTGATTAATGCAGCAAAG GGCTCTTCAAACTCTCATGCCATTAAGAAAAAGGACGAATTGGAGAGAGTTGCCAAATCTAACCGATAA